In Flavobacterium luteolum, the DNA window TGAAAAACTTTACTTTACAAAAAACAATATAAAATCAATGCTGGATGTCCCGATTTTCTTAACAGGACAATTGGCAGGAGTTGTTTGTTTTGAAAATACGGAACAAAAACGAGAATGGGATAATGAAGACATTAATTATGCAAGAACTATTTCAGATGTAATTTCGCTTGCCATTTCTTCTCAAATGCGTTTAGAAGCAGAAAGAAAACTAGAACTTAAGAGCCAACTTTTGTCAGCACTTTCTTTATGCACCGAAAAGTTCCTGCTTAGCAAAACTACTCACCTAATGTTTCAGGAGACCTATGATATTATTGGAAAAGCAGCCAAAGTAGATCATATGTATTATTACGAAAAAGATGCAATCTACAATACTGTCAGTCAAAAATACAAATGGTCGCGAGAAGGAGTCATTCATCAGATGACACCACTTCGTCATATGACTGAAGAAAATCTGAAGGAAATTTACGAGGTTGCATCGCAGAGAAAAATCTTAAACACCTTAACTCAAAATCTTAATGAAGGATTTTTCAAAAAACTTCTGATCGATAATGAAATTAAATCAATTTTAATTTTACCGCTTTACATTAACGATATTTTCACTGGTTTTATTGGTTTCGACGATTGTACAATAGAAAAACAATGGTCTGAAGATGAAATCAACATCTTCCAAGTATTAGCAAACAATATTTCGTCTGCATTAGAAAGAAATCGAAATGAAACTAAAATTATCGAAAGTGAAGAAAAATTCAAACTGATTGCTAACAATATTCCAGGAACAGTTTATTTATCCAAATTCGATGCTTTCTCGACCAAAATATTCCTAAACGATGAAGTCACAAGCCTAACCGGATATTCAAAATCCGAGTTTATTGAAAATAACTTATCCTTTCTTTCGTTAATACATCCAGATGATAAAGAAGAAGTAATTAACAATCAAATTGATAATTTACAAAACGGAATGCCTCTGCATAATGTATACCGCATTAAGCGCAAAAGTGGCGAGTTTATTTGGATAGAAGAGTTTGGAGACGTAATTAAACGAGATGACGAAATTGAATTTGTCGGCGGAATTTATTTTGACATTACAAGCAAAAAGGAAATCGAAGATGCTATAAAAGCCAAACAGCTGGCAGAAGCTGCTAGCAAATCAAAATCTGACTTTTTAGCCAATATGTCTCACGAAATCAGAACTCCACTAAACGGAATTATTGGTTTTACACACTTATTGATGAAAACAGATCTGGAGGAAATTCAAGAAAAATACATGACCACGATTAACCAATCTGCTCATTCACTTCTTGAAATTATAAATGATATTTTAGATTTTTCTAAAATTGAAGCTGGGAAATTAGAACTGTTTATTGATTTATATGACATTAAAAAGGTTCTAGGACAAGTCTTTGATTTAATTGTTTTTGAATCCAACAAAAAAAATCTAGAACTTGAATTGAATATTGATCCAGACGTTCCAAAATACATCTGGACAGATATTGTTCGTATTAAACAGATTTTGATTAACCTGCTTTCTAACGCTGTCAAATTTACAATTGAAGGTTCGATCAAATTAAATGTTTCTGTTTTAGAAAAGAAACAAAACAATAAATGCACTATCCGTTTTGCTGTAAGCGATACCGGAATTGGTATTTTGGAAAAAAATCAAAAGAAAATTTTCAAAGCTTTTTCTCAGGAAGATAGTTCTACAACAAGAAAATTTGGAGGAACTGGCTTAGGTTTAACTATATCCAATCAGTTGCTTGCTTTAATGGAAAGCCGTTTGCAACTGGAAAGTAAAATTGATGAAGGAAGCACTTTCTTCTTCGATTTAAATTTAAAAACAAGCAACCAAAGTATCACTGATAAATACAACGTCGAACTTAAAAATCTAAATATTGATTTAGATTCTTATAAGACACAAACAAATGGCAATCATATTACCTTTCTAATTGTTGAAGATAATAAGGTAAATATGCTTCTTCTTAAAACAATTATAAAAAATTTATACAAGAACGCTTTTATCGTCGAGTGTGAAAACGGCTACGAAGCCATTCAGCAATTTGAAAAAATAGATCCAACCCTTATTTTCATGGATATTCAGATGCCAATTATGAATGGTTACGAAACCGCAAAAGCCATTAGAAATACTACCAAAGGACGTGATGTTCCAATAATTGCAGTTACCGCCGGCGCAGAAAAAGATGAACGAAACAAATGTCTTTCTGCAGGAATGGATGATTATATCTCTAAACCAATTATGAAAGGAATTGTTGAAGAAGCTTTAATTAAATGGCTGGGATGATTTTTAGTTTTAAGTCGTGGCTCAGTTTTAGCTGAGACTAAAAACTGCAACTAAAAACTAAACATAAACGATTCAATTTCAAAATTTATCATAAAAAATCTATAAATTCGTACAACGTTTTAATTAACAAATTAAAAAACAATTCAATATGAAATGGCAAGGCAGAAGACAAAGTGATAATGTCGAAGACAGAAGATCAATTTCCGGCGGAGGAAAAGCGATAATTGGCGGAGGAGTTATTGGGATCATTGTTTTGCTTCTGAATGTTTTTGGTGGTGAAACTGGTCAGCAAATAGCACCGATTCTAGAACAAATGCAAGGCGGACAAGGTCAGCAAACCGAAGCTGCAGCCCCATTAAGTAAGGAAGATGAAGAAATGGGAAATTTTGTGAGAGTTGTTTTGGCTGATAACGAGGACATCTGGAGTAAAATTTTTGCCGAAAATGGCATGACATACGAAAAACCTAAATTAGTGCTTTTTAAAGGCGCTGTACAAACCGCCTGCGGAGGCGCATCATCTGCTTCTGGGCCATTTTACTGTCCTGGCGATCGAAAAGTGTATATGGATTTGGGTTTCTTTGAAGAACTGAAAACTAAATTTGGTGCAAAAGGAGGCGATTTTGCCATTGCTTATGTAATTGCGCATGAAATTGGACATCACATTCAGACTTTGCTAGGAACCTCTTCCAAAATGCGCCAAATGCAACAAGGAAAAAGTGAAGCCGAAGCCAATAAATTATCAGTAGCATTAGAATTGCAAGCCGATTTTTATGCTGGTGTTTGGGCACACTATAATCAAGCCAATCTAGACACAGGAGATATTGAAGAAGCCTTGAGTGCCGCAAATGCTGTTGGAGATGATGCAATACAAAGTAAAATGCAAGGACACGTTGTTCCTGATTCTTTCACCCACGGAACTTCAGAACAAAGAATGTATTGGTTTAACAAAGGTTTTAAAAGTGGCGATATTAAACAAGGAACTACATTTGAAGAAATTCGATAATACATAAACCAAATATAATAACCACCAGAAAGCATGATGCAAACGTCATGCTTTTTTTATTTTTCAACTATATAAGTGATATAAGGTCATTTTAGACTTTGGTTATATTTCAATAAAAAATCAATTAGAGGTCATATTAGAAAACATAGCCAGCGGTTTCAACCGCTGGAGCGCAACGCATATCACGATTTATTTCTATATCTATTTTATTAGCATCCTGTGGCTGAAACCACGGGCTATATTTGAATATTAGTTTCTTTATTTAAATCTTCTGTTTAAACCTTATTATTCAGCCTTAATCTAAACTGAACTTATATAACTTATATGGTTCAAAAAAATTAAACGTACAAAAAAAGCCTTGAATTTCTTCAAGGCTTTAAATCTGGGTGGCTGACCGGGTTCGAACCGGCGACCCGCGGCACCACAAACCGCTACTCTAACCAGCTGAGCTACAACCACCATTTTTCTGCTTAGCGAGTGCAAATATAAAACAAAGGTTGAGTTCTACAAAGAAAAAAATGAAAAATTTTCATAAAAATTATATCAAATTTTCTAAGCTATTGACTGCCAAACATCTTTCAACTGTAAAACCTTCTGCAAAATCTTTCCCAACTAGTCTTCCTAAGTCCTGCGCACGGTAATTTAAGCTTTCAAAAAAGTTTTTACTTGTAATTGGCGTTGCAGGCTCACTTGAATTCGGATCGTAAAATTGTGTTTTATATGCCATAATTGCTTCAATTTTCTTTTCTTCGAATCCTGTAATATCTACAACAAAGTCTGGTTCAAGATTTTTCCATTGAATATAATGATACACCACTTTTGGCCTCCACGCTTCTTGTCGCACTCCATCAATAGAAGTTTCGATTTTCATTAACCCTGAAAGAAAACAAGAATCAGAAACTAATTTGCTTCCTTTTCCGTGATCAATATGACGATCGTCGATTGCATTGCACAAAACGATTTCTGGTTTGTACTTACGAATCATTTTAATAACTTCTAATTGATGCTTTTCATCATTAACGAAAAAACCATCACGCATTGCCAAATTTTCACGCACAAGAACCCCCAAAATATCAGCAGCATCTTTTGCTTCCTGATCTCTCGTTTCAGCTGTTCCCCGCGTTCCTAATTCACCGCGAGTTAAATCAACAATACCTACTTTTTTACCAAGTGATACTTCTTTTAAAATAGTTCCCGCACAACCCAATTCTACATCGTCTGGATGTGCCCCGAATGCTAATATGTCTAATTTCATTTATTTTTTGTTTCAAATTTCAAGTTTCAGGTTTCAAGTTGTCACCAGAACGTGAAACTTGAAACCTGAAACTTGAAACAATTTTATAAACTATTTTCTCAAAACTCTTTTCATCGTCATCGATTTATTGACGCTTTCTTCCCATTCTTTTTCAGGAATACTTTCTTTTGTGATTCCGCAACCCATGTATAAAATCGCTTTATCTTCCTGAATCTGCATGCAACGTAAATTTACAAATAAATCAGAACTTGAATTATTTCCTTCAAAAGAGCTATTTAGCTCTCCTAAAAAACCAGTGTAGAAAGTCCTATCGTAATTTTCATTTTCTAGAATAAATGTTTTCGATTTCTTTTTAGGAAGTCCGCAAACTGCGGGTGTTGGATGCAGCGTATCAATAACCTCTTCTAAAGTTGAGTTATCTTTCAAAACTCCAGAGATATCTGTTTTAATATGCCAAATCGATCCAGCTTTCAAACTATAAGGTTCAGAAACCACAACCGAAGCCGTAAATTCTCGAAGTCTTTTCACAAT includes these proteins:
- a CDS encoding PAS domain S-box protein, with protein sequence MAANCSFFNSVISGISAIGSAFESIMTGWYVFNSDIIYYNNPKLIVLGLSLIAFLSLLVYQFFRIKAKIGYFIEKKKEQDAIGKEYQLYILFFGIAVIVIEIINEIFKIRPKSLLIVNVLIGVFVLVIYIITNKIRWVREQIQQIFISCFFIYISYVAYNIVTLKSDVVPIIVFLISFFFSYSILKPIKIYWSFVALTFTFLIAALAFHLIPIKSSILLLNFCILIFIINQVKYAVLLNNRDNFRFANEIVHKGNSLTIASNQKGEILFCSETITSILGHQPEEVMGLKFWELPHDSEPEEKLNLANNPENRLYIRKLKTKNGEYKYIQWKDKKFSDDLIISIGQDVTEQVIVQDQYKNLIQTATDIIFEIDAEGHFTFINEFGISVLGYTENEIINKHYSNFIHENYISSAVDFYENLVLNESNYPIIEIPILKKNGEEIWISQKIIVRKNDLGLTTGFSGIARDITEKKNIENEKKKRLKKIEAYNNSTKKLSTTDFSKYDELNTVIDLILKEAASISHANRVSFWKYDSDLITCKNLFSLDNQSLSDKNILNKESYPIYFETLNNKAIINAPDVFNKLETSEFEKLYFTKNNIKSMLDVPIFLTGQLAGVVCFENTEQKREWDNEDINYARTISDVISLAISSQMRLEAERKLELKSQLLSALSLCTEKFLLSKTTHLMFQETYDIIGKAAKVDHMYYYEKDAIYNTVSQKYKWSREGVIHQMTPLRHMTEENLKEIYEVASQRKILNTLTQNLNEGFFKKLLIDNEIKSILILPLYINDIFTGFIGFDDCTIEKQWSEDEINIFQVLANNISSALERNRNETKIIESEEKFKLIANNIPGTVYLSKFDAFSTKIFLNDEVTSLTGYSKSEFIENNLSFLSLIHPDDKEEVINNQIDNLQNGMPLHNVYRIKRKSGEFIWIEEFGDVIKRDDEIEFVGGIYFDITSKKEIEDAIKAKQLAEAASKSKSDFLANMSHEIRTPLNGIIGFTHLLMKTDLEEIQEKYMTTINQSAHSLLEIINDILDFSKIEAGKLELFIDLYDIKKVLGQVFDLIVFESNKKNLELELNIDPDVPKYIWTDIVRIKQILINLLSNAVKFTIEGSIKLNVSVLEKKQNNKCTIRFAVSDTGIGILEKNQKKIFKAFSQEDSSTTRKFGGTGLGLTISNQLLALMESRLQLESKIDEGSTFFFDLNLKTSNQSITDKYNVELKNLNIDLDSYKTQTNGNHITFLIVEDNKVNMLLLKTIIKNLYKNAFIVECENGYEAIQQFEKIDPTLIFMDIQMPIMNGYETAKAIRNTTKGRDVPIIAVTAGAEKDERNKCLSAGMDDYISKPIMKGIVEEALIKWLG
- the ypfJ gene encoding KPN_02809 family neutral zinc metallopeptidase, with the translated sequence MKWQGRRQSDNVEDRRSISGGGKAIIGGGVIGIIVLLLNVFGGETGQQIAPILEQMQGGQGQQTEAAAPLSKEDEEMGNFVRVVLADNEDIWSKIFAENGMTYEKPKLVLFKGAVQTACGGASSASGPFYCPGDRKVYMDLGFFEELKTKFGAKGGDFAIAYVIAHEIGHHIQTLLGTSSKMRQMQQGKSEAEANKLSVALELQADFYAGVWAHYNQANLDTGDIEEALSAANAVGDDAIQSKMQGHVVPDSFTHGTSEQRMYWFNKGFKSGDIKQGTTFEEIR
- the bshB1 gene encoding bacillithiol biosynthesis deacetylase BshB1, coding for MKLDILAFGAHPDDVELGCAGTILKEVSLGKKVGIVDLTRGELGTRGTAETRDQEAKDAADILGVLVRENLAMRDGFFVNDEKHQLEVIKMIRKYKPEIVLCNAIDDRHIDHGKGSKLVSDSCFLSGLMKIETSIDGVRQEAWRPKVVYHYIQWKNLEPDFVVDITGFEEKKIEAIMAYKTQFYDPNSSEPATPITSKNFFESLNYRAQDLGRLVGKDFAEGFTVERCLAVNSLENLI